The Equus caballus isolate H_3958 breed thoroughbred chromosome 22, TB-T2T, whole genome shotgun sequence genome window below encodes:
- the NNAT gene encoding neuronatin isoform X2, giving the protein MAAVAAASAELLIIGWYIFRVLLQVFLECCIYWVGFAFRNPPGTQPIARSEVFRYSLQKLAYTVSRTGRQVLGERRQRAPN; this is encoded by the exons ATGGCGGCAGTGGCGGCGGCCTCCGCTGAACTGCTCATCATCGGCTGGTACATTTTCCGCGTGCTGCTGCAG GTGTTCCTGGAATGCTGCATTTACTGGGTAGGATTCGCTTTTCGAAATCCTCCAGGGACACAGCCCATTGCGAGAAGTGAG GTGTTCAGGTACTCCCTGCAGAAGCTGGCATACACCGTGTCGAGGACCGGGCGGCAGGTGCTGGGAGAGCGCCGGCAGCGAGCCCCCAACtga
- the BLCAP gene encoding apoptosis inducing factor BLCAP produces the protein MYCLQWLLPVLLIPKPLNPALWFSHSMFMGFYLLSFLLERKPCTICALVFLAALFLICYSCWGNCFLYHCSDSPLPESAHDPGVVGT, from the coding sequence ATGTATTGCCTCCAGTGGCTGCTGCCCGTCCTCCTCATCCCCAAGCCCCTCAACCCCGCCCTGTGGTTCAGCCACTCCATGTTCATGGGCTTCTACCTGCTCAGCTTCCTCCTGGAGCGGAAGCCTTGCACAATTTGTGCCTTGGTTTTCCTGGCAGCCCTGTTCCTCATCTGCTACAGCTGCTGGGGAAACTGTTTCCTGTACCACTGCTCTGATTCCCCGCTTCCGGAATCAGCGCACGACCCCGGTGTTGTGGGCACCTAA
- the NNAT gene encoding neuronatin isoform X1, protein MAAVAAASAELLIIGWYIFRVLLQVFLECCIYWVGFAFRNPPGTQPIARSVQVLPAEAGIHRVEDRAAGAGRAPAASPQLRPQPPALGGRVTRCSCASRPAWEPVPRRNGGSPVLPRHRSTCQGQ, encoded by the exons ATGGCGGCAGTGGCGGCGGCCTCCGCTGAACTGCTCATCATCGGCTGGTACATTTTCCGCGTGCTGCTGCAG GTGTTCCTGGAATGCTGCATTTACTGGGTAGGATTCGCTTTTCGAAATCCTCCAGGGACACAGCCCATTGCGAGAA GTGTTCAGGTACTCCCTGCAGAAGCTGGCATACACCGTGTCGAGGACCGGGCGGCAGGTGCTGGGAGAGCGCCGGCAGCGAGCCCCCAACtgaggccccagcccccagccctgggcggCCGTGTCACCAGGTGCTCCTGTGCATCTCGACCAGCATGGGAGCCAGTGCCGCGCAGGAACGGGGGGTCCCCTGTGCTCCCTCGCCATAGGAGCACTTGCCAAGGTCAGTGA
- the NNAT gene encoding neuronatin isoform X3, with product MAAVAAASAELLIIGWYIFRVLLQVFRYSLQKLAYTVSRTGRQVLGERRQRAPN from the exons ATGGCGGCAGTGGCGGCGGCCTCCGCTGAACTGCTCATCATCGGCTGGTACATTTTCCGCGTGCTGCTGCAG GTGTTCAGGTACTCCCTGCAGAAGCTGGCATACACCGTGTCGAGGACCGGGCGGCAGGTGCTGGGAGAGCGCCGGCAGCGAGCCCCCAACtga